From Longimicrobiaceae bacterium:
GTCCGGGCGCGCTCTCGCCGATCGCCGCGCTGCCGCAGGACGACCGCCTGCCCGAGCTACGGGATCCATGGCTGAGACGGCTACTGCTCTTCGTCGGGGCGCTGCTGCTGATCACCGTCGTGCTCTACGTCGTGTTCCGGCTCTCCCTCGGAGGGCAGGTCAACGATCTCCGCGACCTGGCAACGGAGCTGCTCCGACAGTGACCTCCCTGACACCGACCTCTGCTGCCCTGTCGGCGACGACATGAAGACTCGGAAGGCCTGGATTGCCGCGCTGGTGACGCTGGCGGGTTTTCTCTTGCTGGCCGTGGTTCTCGACTGGCTCCTCCCCATAAACGGCGCCGATCGCGTCCTCCTCTGGGTCGGGATGCTGCTACTGGGCGGAATCGCCGCTTTCCTGCTCTACCTGCAGCTCGCACCACGGACGGCAAAGAAGAAGGGGCAGAGCGACGTCGAGCTGCTCCTGGCCGCCGCCCGCGAGCGTCTGAAGAAGGCGGGGATCTCAAAGGGTAAACCGGGACGTCTCCCGGTCACGCTGGTGATCGGCCCGACCGGCTGCGCCAAGACGACCTCGGTTCTCCAATCGGGGCTTGGAGCCGAGTTGCTCGCGGGAGAGACCTCCGGCCCAGCCGGAGTCGCACCCACCGAAGCCGTCAACATCTGGTACGCTCGGGGTGGCCTGATCGTGGAGGCGGGTGGGAAGGTGCCGGGCGATGCGGAACGCTGGCGTAGGCTGCTGCAGGGCCTGCGACCGGCACGGCTGGCCGCGGCACTCGGCAGAGGCAAACAGCCCCCGCGCGTGGCGGTCGCCTGCGTGAGCTGTGACCTCCTCCAGACATCCGGTAGTGGAGCGGCGCCGTCGGCCACCCAGCTGCGAGATGCGCTCGCCGAGGTCGCGCGCCAGTGGGGCGTTCGACTCCCGGTCTACGCGCTTTTCACCAAGGCCGACCGCATCCCCCACTTCGAGGAGTATGTGCGTGGGATGACGCGGGAGGAGACCCAGGAGCTCCTGGGGGCTACTCTGCCGTTAGCGGAGGTGACCCCTGGCGACTACGCCGACCATCAGGCGCACCGGCTCCGCACCGCCTTCGGCAACATCTTCGGCTACCTGGCGGCGCGACGCCTCGAGCTGCTTCCCCGTGAGCAGCGCGAGGCGGATCGTGGGGGCGCCTACGAGTTTCCACGGGAGATTCGCAAGCTCACCGAGGCCGCGTCGCTGTTCCTGACCGAGCTGTGCCGGCCCAGCCAGCTCGGCATGAACCCCTTTCTCCGGGGGTTCTACTTCGCGGGCGTTCGACCGGTGATCGTCAGCGACACGCCAGCCGCCTCTCCCCAGCCGCAGCAGCGGATTTCTCTGGAGGCGACGGGCGTATTCGGCATCCCGTCGCTCACGGCGCCGCAGCCGGCGGCACGACCCTCCGGGGGCCGTCGTGTGCCCGACTGGGTCTTCCTGCGCCGGCTCTTCCCCGAGGTGATCCTCGCGGATGAGCGCGCCCACGCGCTCACCGCAGGCGGCCGTCGGGTGGACCTGCTGCGCCGCAGCCTGCTCGCCGCCGCGGCGGTGCTGCTGCTGGTGCTGTCCACCGGGTTCACGGTGTCGTACGTGAACAACCGGGCGCTGCTGGCCCGGGGTCGCGATGCGCTGGAGGCGGTCCGACCGCTGGCGGCCGCGGTCGGCGAGGCTCCCCCGGAGCCCTCGCTGGTGCGCCTCGACTCCCTGCGCGCCACGGTCGATCGACTCAGCGACCACCTGCGAGGTAGGCCGCCTCTCCGCCTCCGCTGGGGGCTGTACACGGGCGACAAGGCGCGGTTGCCGCTGCGCCAGGTCTATTTTGACCGCTTCACCGAGCTGCTCTGGGGAACCACCCGTGGCGATCTGCTCGCCACACTCCAGTCGCTGCCGGATCAGCCGCAGGCAACCGAAGACTACTCCAGGATCTACGAGGCGCTGCGCGCATACCTGGTCACGACCAGTCATCCGCAGGAGAGCACTCCCGAGATCCTCAC
This genomic window contains:
- a CDS encoding ImcF-related family protein — its product is MKTRKAWIAALVTLAGFLLLAVVLDWLLPINGADRVLLWVGMLLLGGIAAFLLYLQLAPRTAKKKGQSDVELLLAAARERLKKAGISKGKPGRLPVTLVIGPTGCAKTTSVLQSGLGAELLAGETSGPAGVAPTEAVNIWYARGGLIVEAGGKVPGDAERWRRLLQGLRPARLAAALGRGKQPPRVAVACVSCDLLQTSGSGAAPSATQLRDALAEVARQWGVRLPVYALFTKADRIPHFEEYVRGMTREETQELLGATLPLAEVTPGDYADHQAHRLRTAFGNIFGYLAARRLELLPREQREADRGGAYEFPREIRKLTEAASLFLTELCRPSQLGMNPFLRGFYFAGVRPVIVSDTPAASPQPQQRISLEATGVFGIPSLTAPQPAARPSGGRRVPDWVFLRRLFPEVILADERAHALTAGGRRVDLLRRSLLAAAAVLLLVLSTGFTVSYVNNRALLARGRDALEAVRPLAAAVGEAPPEPSLVRLDSLRATVDRLSDHLRGRPPLRLRWGLYTGDKARLPLRQVYFDRFTELLWGTTRGDLLATLQSLPDQPQATEDYSRIYEALRAYLVTTSHPQESTPEILTPVLLREWRFGDSLDPARRELTSRQFDFFARELPLGHPLPAEPSEPVVIAAREFLAKFTGVEPFYRALLSEAARAGEPIRFAELYPQASAVVQSSQAVPAEFTQAGWARVDSILADLDRLLTREDWVLGERAAIAPSDRERLAADLRTRYVTDYADAWQQFLESASVAGFSGPADAARKLDLLASNQSPLLQLIALASRHTSVDSTVLRQLFQPVYAVIPPGESDSYINDANAPYMGGLVSLQSAMAQVADATGPDRTEALAQAQMSVQQLDLRVSELTQGFRTEGRSVLVGNQVQRLLESPVVAARGLVRGLPTAQVNAAGASFCAPFRALEARYPFDERAVEPASIDDLSALLGRPNSRLWSFYEEQLSQLLIPQGNQYAAPPAAEPRPTEAFTAFFNRAARISEALFPDGAESPTVRFALQVSTSNDLPEVRVTIDGQTHAFTRTMPAAHTYVWDGARARTVRVTKVVDGVETTLLEGSEGPWALLRLLHLASWEQTGAQQYRLRWLLAEAPGELTATLTFASRVPIFAPGQLRLGCVSQILR